One genomic window of Sulfurovum lithotrophicum includes the following:
- a CDS encoding PqqD family protein: MNTINQLVVDENNIVFYPMMGNSYQLNGTGKEIVTLLKQHKTKDEIIEELASKYEVPKRELFIDVSDFLSKLKIYGLLS; encoded by the coding sequence ATGAATACGATCAATCAATTAGTAGTAGATGAAAACAATATTGTGTTTTATCCAATGATGGGGAACAGTTACCAGCTTAATGGCACGGGAAAAGAGATTGTCACTCTCCTAAAGCAACATAAAACAAAAGATGAAATTATTGAAGAGTTAGCTTCAAAATATGAGGTTCCTAAGCGTGAGCTTTTTATAGATGTGAGTGATTTTTTGTCTAAATTAAAAATTTACGGATTGCTCTCATGA
- a CDS encoding ATP-grasp domain-containing protein — protein MKVAVSGLNNTDNPAPGIPVIKGIQVKNEIVGFSYDANEPGNYMHMTGKTYLMPYPSLGFHELKNRLEYIQSQEGLDAVIPCLDAELPLYIKYQDDIEAMGIKLCLPSLENFELRNKNKLDGLSEKLGITYPKTYEVSSISELVECTKTSNFPLMVKGNYYKAYMSYNLESAIDNFYKISNEWGFPVLVQEVVTGEELNLVGVGDGKGELKGAVAIKKLTTTEIGKIWTGVTIQNDKMMQMAKDFVALTKWKGPFELECIVNMNQVFMIEINPRFPAWVHFATEIGVNLPQMVVDIMQGIDNEPELEYPQNKMYVRYTQELVTDFTDYMQLLSKKEL, from the coding sequence ATGAAAGTTGCTGTCAGTGGACTTAACAATACAGATAATCCTGCACCAGGAATTCCTGTCATAAAAGGAATTCAAGTAAAAAATGAGATTGTTGGCTTCTCTTATGATGCGAATGAACCTGGAAATTATATGCACATGACAGGAAAAACCTATCTGATGCCTTACCCCTCTTTAGGTTTTCATGAACTCAAAAATCGCTTAGAGTATATTCAATCACAAGAAGGTTTAGATGCGGTGATTCCTTGTTTGGATGCAGAACTTCCATTATATATAAAGTATCAAGATGATATAGAAGCGATGGGGATAAAACTCTGTTTACCCTCTTTAGAGAACTTTGAACTTCGCAATAAAAACAAACTCGATGGACTCTCCGAAAAACTAGGGATTACCTATCCAAAAACCTATGAAGTGAGTAGTATTTCTGAGCTTGTTGAGTGTACAAAAACATCCAATTTTCCTCTTATGGTTAAAGGGAATTACTACAAGGCTTACATGTCGTATAACCTTGAGAGTGCCATAGATAATTTTTACAAAATTTCAAATGAGTGGGGATTTCCTGTACTTGTTCAAGAAGTGGTCACGGGAGAAGAGCTGAATCTTGTTGGCGTTGGTGATGGTAAGGGAGAGCTCAAAGGTGCTGTTGCTATTAAAAAGTTAACAACAACGGAGATTGGGAAAATTTGGACGGGTGTTACGATTCAAAATGATAAAATGATGCAAATGGCAAAAGACTTTGTAGCACTTACAAAATGGAAGGGTCCTTTTGAGTTAGAGTGTATTGTCAATATGAATCAAGTCTTTATGATAGAGATCAATCCGCGTTTTCCAGCATGGGTACATTTTGCAACAGAGATTGGTGTGAATTTGCCACAGATGGTCGTCGATATTATGCAAGGTATTGATAATGAGCCTGAACTAGAGTATCCACAAAACAAGATGTATGTCAGATACACACAAGAACTTGTGACTGATTTTACAGATTATATGCAACTATTATCAAAAAAGGAATTATAA
- a CDS encoding SixA phosphatase family protein yields MKKLYLIRHAKSDWSDLSKNDFDRGLNKRGKRSIPVMAKALQEKGIMPDLILSSSAKRTKKTAKGLAKALHYEGKIIFQEGLYFTEPEEMIEMVRNVDDRYQSLFLIGHNPEMTELANILTEVYIDNIPTLGIVSVTFDVQTWNDIERGKGKMEAFIFPKMFS; encoded by the coding sequence ATGAAAAAACTATATTTGATAAGACATGCAAAATCGGACTGGAGCGACCTGAGCAAAAATGACTTTGACCGCGGGCTCAACAAAAGAGGCAAACGCTCCATTCCTGTGATGGCCAAAGCACTGCAGGAAAAAGGAATCATGCCTGACCTCATACTCTCGTCATCGGCAAAACGGACAAAGAAAACGGCAAAAGGATTGGCAAAAGCACTGCACTATGAAGGAAAGATTATTTTCCAAGAAGGACTCTATTTCACTGAACCCGAAGAGATGATCGAAATGGTCCGAAATGTGGATGACCGTTACCAGAGTCTTTTTTTGATAGGCCACAATCCGGAGATGACGGAACTGGCCAACATACTGACAGAAGTCTATATAGACAATATCCCTACACTGGGAATCGTCTCTGTCACTTTCGATGTTCAAACATGGAATGATATAGAGAGAGGAAAAGGGAAGATGGAAGCATTCATCTTCCCCAAGATGTTTTCATAG
- a CDS encoding alanine racemase, with protein MSDVKYEKPTINKIEFAMASKYGSPLKTQNIRTEIDGVSVNELTEKYGSPIFVFSQRQIEEKYNTLYSAFSSRYPDVTFGWSYKTNYLNEICKVFHNLGSIAEVVSEFEYQKARALGIEGKDIIFNGPYKPYEDLKIAVQEGAKIHVDNLFELNDLEKIADELGMKIPVAIRINMDTGTYPQWSRFGFNYESGDAYEAIKRMYDGGKMYLNGIHSHIGTFMLDANAYKVATTKIMQLKAQVENDFNAEIEYIDLGGGFASKSNLKGVYQSADVIVPTADDYAQAITDAIYVNNKSEKLPKLYLETGRAMIDEAGYLLTSVHGYKRFPDGKKGYILDAGVNLLYTSTWYNFNIELDKHYEGENEPSMLNGPLCMNIDVIEEHLMLPALDRGSVLTISPVGAYNYTQSMQFIRYKPAVVLIDTEGKARLIKEVDDLATVNYKEV; from the coding sequence ATGAGTGATGTAAAGTATGAAAAACCAACAATTAATAAAATAGAGTTTGCAATGGCTTCAAAATATGGGAGTCCTCTAAAAACACAAAATATCCGTACAGAGATAGATGGAGTGAGTGTTAATGAATTGACAGAAAAATATGGAAGTCCAATTTTTGTTTTTTCACAAAGACAGATAGAAGAGAAGTACAACACACTCTACTCTGCTTTTAGTTCTCGTTACCCTGATGTCACTTTTGGCTGGAGCTATAAAACAAACTATCTTAATGAGATTTGTAAAGTATTTCACAATCTTGGCTCTATTGCAGAGGTGGTAAGTGAGTTTGAGTACCAAAAAGCAAGAGCTTTAGGAATAGAAGGAAAAGATATTATTTTCAATGGCCCCTATAAGCCTTATGAAGATCTGAAAATTGCTGTGCAAGAGGGTGCAAAAATTCATGTGGACAACCTTTTTGAACTTAATGATTTAGAAAAAATTGCAGATGAGTTAGGTATGAAAATCCCTGTTGCCATCCGTATCAATATGGATACAGGAACCTATCCACAATGGTCTCGTTTTGGATTTAACTACGAGAGTGGGGATGCCTATGAGGCGATAAAACGCATGTATGATGGTGGGAAAATGTACTTAAATGGTATTCACTCACACATCGGAACTTTTATGCTTGATGCCAATGCTTATAAGGTGGCAACAACAAAAATCATGCAACTCAAAGCACAAGTGGAAAATGATTTTAATGCTGAGATAGAGTACATTGACCTTGGTGGTGGATTTGCAAGTAAATCTAACCTCAAAGGCGTCTATCAATCAGCAGATGTTATTGTCCCAACAGCCGATGATTATGCACAGGCAATTACCGATGCGATTTATGTAAACAACAAAAGTGAAAAACTACCGAAACTCTACCTAGAAACAGGACGAGCGATGATAGATGAAGCGGGCTATCTACTCACTTCTGTGCACGGATATAAAAGATTTCCAGATGGCAAAAAAGGGTATATCTTAGATGCTGGTGTCAACCTACTTTATACTTCGACATGGTATAACTTTAACATTGAACTTGATAAACATTATGAGGGAGAAAATGAGCCATCTATGCTCAATGGTCCTCTTTGTATGAATATTGATGTGATTGAGGAACATTTGATGTTGCCAGCCCTTGATAGAGGCAGTGTGCTTACTATCTCTCCAGTGGGTGCTTATAACTATACCCAATCAATGCAGTTTATTCGCTATAAGCCAGCAGTGGTACTGATAGATACTGAAGGTAAAGCACGTCTGATTAAAGAAGTGGATGATTTGGCAACAGTCAATTATAAAGAGGTATAA